One segment of Haloplanus natans DSM 17983 DNA contains the following:
- a CDS encoding ATP-binding protein: MGNAVAHNPDDEPRVELDASDDGEWVELVVRDDGPGIDEMEAAAIDAGTETALVHCSGLGLWLVNWIVTRYGGSFAIRPREDAAGSVAAIRLPGIDAETPVEAVARRPTVLFR, translated from the coding sequence GTGGGGAACGCGGTGGCGCACAACCCCGACGACGAGCCGCGGGTGGAACTCGATGCGAGCGACGACGGCGAGTGGGTCGAACTCGTCGTCAGGGACGACGGACCGGGCATCGACGAGATGGAGGCCGCGGCCATCGACGCGGGGACGGAGACGGCGCTGGTCCACTGCTCCGGGCTGGGGCTGTGGCTGGTCAACTGGATCGTGACGCGGTACGGCGGCTCGTTCGCGATTCGTCCACGCGAGGACGCCGCGGGTTCGGTCGCGGCGATCAGGCTCCCCGGCATCGACGCCGAAACGCCGGTCGAGGCCGTCGCGCGACGGCCGACCGTCCTCTTTCGCTAG
- a CDS encoding HAD family hydrolase: MERYDLLYRLYEEFDTEQLRTYQEFVDLFPPVDSPVALEHWQTASEELDALKAEIRSAFPRTGDAFATLASLATRDQAFTGLDLYSTYGRRVNVLVLDVDETLRSAGRTDNEIPRDTLHLLTRFHEAGVPIVICTGQTLENVKGFLIQGLGNELVHSGTVSVVYEAGTGVFTPGHGAETKQLLYEDLDPDIGTTFRTLRSRVLSEAPDSLRRGCHLQGNEFNVTLKPNFETGSDEAHAVVEEALVYLLDLLDDVVGGVAGVDPDASGRARAYYAAEDPEIRGVLAARDADPAVDAAAVPPAITALFERIDVAYYEADAAEVGSRELNKVLGVEAALAVLGVDDPFALVMGDSKSDLRVMEWATDNDAGIAAAPAHASPDVLDHVRATDDLVFARGDSGEMLRTIYALNRLADAD, translated from the coding sequence ATGGAACGCTACGACCTGCTGTACCGGCTGTACGAGGAGTTCGACACCGAGCAACTGCGGACGTATCAGGAGTTCGTCGACCTGTTCCCGCCGGTCGACTCGCCGGTCGCCCTCGAACACTGGCAAACCGCCAGCGAAGAACTCGACGCGCTGAAAGCGGAGATTCGGTCCGCGTTCCCCCGGACGGGTGACGCGTTCGCCACGCTGGCGAGCCTCGCGACCCGCGATCAGGCCTTTACCGGCCTCGACCTCTACTCGACGTACGGCCGCCGGGTCAACGTGCTCGTTCTCGACGTCGACGAGACGCTCCGCTCGGCCGGTCGGACCGACAACGAGATTCCGCGCGATACGCTCCACCTCCTCACCCGGTTTCACGAGGCGGGCGTTCCCATCGTCATCTGTACCGGCCAGACCTTGGAGAACGTCAAGGGCTTTCTCATCCAGGGGCTCGGCAACGAACTCGTCCACTCGGGGACGGTGAGTGTCGTCTACGAGGCCGGCACGGGCGTGTTCACCCCCGGCCACGGCGCCGAGACCAAACAGCTCCTCTACGAGGATCTGGACCCGGACATCGGGACGACGTTCCGGACCCTTCGGTCCCGAGTGCTCTCGGAGGCCCCCGACTCCCTGCGCCGGGGCTGTCACCTCCAGGGCAACGAGTTCAACGTCACGCTCAAGCCGAACTTCGAGACGGGAAGCGACGAGGCCCACGCCGTCGTCGAGGAGGCACTCGTCTATCTGCTCGACCTGCTCGACGACGTGGTCGGGGGCGTCGCCGGCGTCGACCCCGACGCGAGCGGCCGGGCGAGGGCGTACTACGCCGCCGAGGACCCCGAAATACGCGGGGTGCTCGCCGCCCGCGACGCGGACCCGGCCGTGGACGCCGCGGCCGTTCCGCCGGCGATCACGGCGCTGTTCGAGCGCATCGACGTGGCCTACTACGAGGCCGACGCGGCCGAGGTCGGCAGTCGCGAACTCAACAAGGTGCTGGGCGTCGAAGCCGCGCTGGCCGTCCTCGGCGTCGACGACCCGTTCGCGCTCGTGATGGGCGACAGCAAGAGCGACCTCCGGGTGATGGAGTGGGCCACGGACAACGACGCCGGCATCGCCGCCGCGCCGGCGCACGCCTCCCCGGACGTACTCGACCACGTACGGGCGACCGACGACCTCGTCTTCGCCCGCGGCGACTCGGGCGAGATGCTCCGCACTATCTACGCGCTCAACCGACTGGCCGACGCGGACTGA
- a CDS encoding ferritin-like domain-containing protein yields MTADRVVELLRKAYGDEIETVMNYQTNAIVLDGVRAEEIKESLQQDIQEELTHAEQLGQRLKQLDARPPGSADFVARQDSLQPPADSTDVLSVIRGVLDAEEGAIETYRALIDAAEAANDPVTEDLAVTILADEEAHRTEFRGFEKEYRTE; encoded by the coding sequence ATGACAGCAGACCGTGTCGTCGAGCTTCTCCGGAAAGCGTACGGCGACGAGATTGAGACGGTGATGAACTACCAGACGAACGCCATCGTCCTCGACGGGGTGCGGGCCGAGGAGATCAAAGAGAGCCTCCAGCAAGACATCCAGGAGGAACTGACTCACGCCGAACAGCTGGGGCAACGTCTCAAACAACTGGACGCGCGCCCGCCGGGGTCGGCCGACTTCGTCGCCCGGCAGGACTCCCTGCAGCCGCCCGCGGACTCGACGGACGTGCTCTCGGTCATCCGGGGCGTCCTCGACGCGGAGGAAGGCGCCATCGAGACGTACCGCGCGCTCATCGACGCGGCGGAGGCGGCGAACGACCCGGTGACCGAGGACCTCGCAGTGACCATCCTCGCGGACGAGGAGGCCCACCGCACCGAGTTCCGCGGGTTCGAGAAGGAGTATCGGACCGAGTAG
- a CDS encoding DUF7521 family protein has product MVALGSAVDALAGAVATGSALVGLYIGYQAYRGLRRNDEPAMRYLAVGMIILFGVTYLLAVVGQGLIAFHVVTLRFQGVFRLFVRALQLLGLSLIAYSLHLAAGSRVPGS; this is encoded by the coding sequence ATGGTCGCTCTCGGCTCCGCCGTCGACGCCCTCGCCGGCGCCGTGGCGACCGGCTCCGCCCTCGTCGGCCTCTACATCGGCTATCAGGCCTACCGCGGCCTCCGCCGCAACGACGAACCCGCGATGCGGTATCTCGCCGTCGGCATGATCATCCTCTTCGGCGTGACGTACCTGCTCGCGGTCGTCGGGCAGGGGCTCATCGCCTTCCACGTCGTCACGCTCCGGTTCCAAGGCGTGTTTCGCCTGTTCGTCCGCGCCCTCCAACTGCTCGGTCTCTCGCTGATCGCGTACTCGCTTCACCTCGCGGCCGGCAGTCGCGTCCCGGGCAGCTAG
- a CDS encoding helix-turn-helix domain-containing protein: MTDDSVADDPDLATLVDLLDDEHVRTILAATSAEPLSAAALSDRCGVSTSAVYRRVDRLVDADLLDERTRPRSDGHHDTVYVATLERFELRVVDGAVDWTVDRANRDVADELTRLWGKF, encoded by the coding sequence ATGACTGATGACTCGGTGGCCGACGACCCTGACCTCGCGACGCTCGTCGACCTCCTCGACGACGAACACGTCCGGACGATCCTCGCGGCGACGAGCGCGGAGCCGCTGTCGGCGGCGGCGCTGAGCGACCGCTGTGGGGTCTCCACCTCCGCCGTCTACCGCCGGGTCGACCGCCTCGTCGACGCCGACCTGCTCGACGAGCGGACGCGCCCCCGGAGCGACGGCCACCACGACACCGTCTACGTGGCGACGCTGGAACGCTTCGAACTCCGCGTCGTCGACGGCGCGGTCGACTGGACCGTCGACCGGGCGAACAGGGACGTGGCCGACGAACTCACGCGCCTCTGGGGGAAGTTCTGA
- a CDS encoding glucose 1-dehydrogenase yields MRAIGIGADGGGPRLLDVPRPEPKPGEVLVRTLRVGVDGTDHEVVAGAHGGPPPDAEHLVLGHEAVGVVVDPTTTDFEAGDVVAPMVRRPPPDGTNEYFERAEPDMAPPDECVECGIDGAHGFMSEYFTSPAPYLIPVPETHAEWGFLVEPISVSEKALDLASVSRSSFTWTPETALVLGNGPLGLVTVAMLVPDLDVYCLGRRDRPDPSVDLVENLGATYVDGRETPVDAVASVHEPMDLVYEATGYAKHAVDCVDALAPNGVAALLGVPQSWEFSIDGGQFHRELVMTNKALVGSVNAGPSHFHAAVDRLASLPEWFFDDYVTEVAPVESFEAAFDPDATMKTAVEFGTQSVTHG; encoded by the coding sequence ATGAGGGCAATCGGTATCGGGGCCGACGGTGGCGGGCCGCGGCTGTTGGACGTACCGCGGCCCGAGCCGAAGCCGGGCGAGGTGCTGGTCCGGACGCTCCGGGTCGGTGTCGACGGGACCGACCACGAGGTGGTCGCCGGCGCACACGGCGGGCCGCCCCCGGATGCGGAACACCTCGTCCTCGGCCACGAGGCGGTCGGCGTCGTCGTCGACCCCACCACGACGGACTTCGAGGCCGGCGATGTCGTGGCGCCGATGGTCCGGCGACCGCCGCCCGACGGGACGAACGAGTATTTCGAGCGCGCCGAACCGGACATGGCGCCGCCGGACGAATGCGTCGAGTGCGGCATCGACGGCGCCCACGGGTTCATGAGCGAATACTTCACCAGCCCGGCGCCGTACCTGATCCCCGTCCCCGAGACGCACGCGGAGTGGGGGTTTCTGGTCGAACCCATCAGCGTCTCGGAGAAGGCACTCGACCTGGCCAGTGTGTCCCGGTCGTCGTTCACCTGGACGCCGGAGACGGCGCTGGTCCTCGGAAACGGGCCGCTCGGACTGGTGACCGTGGCGATGCTCGTCCCGGATCTCGACGTCTACTGTCTGGGACGGCGCGACCGCCCCGATCCGAGCGTCGATCTGGTCGAGAATCTCGGTGCGACGTACGTCGACGGCCGCGAGACGCCGGTCGACGCGGTGGCGAGCGTCCACGAGCCGATGGATCTCGTCTACGAGGCCACCGGCTACGCGAAACACGCCGTCGACTGTGTCGACGCCCTCGCTCCCAACGGCGTCGCGGCGCTGCTCGGGGTGCCGCAGTCCTGGGAGTTCAGCATCGATGGCGGGCAGTTCCACCGGGAACTGGTCATGACGAACAAGGCGCTGGTGGGCAGCGTCAACGCCGGCCCGAGCCACTTCCACGCGGCCGTCGACCGCCTCGCCTCGCTGCCCGAGTGGTTTTTCGACGACTACGTGACCGAGGTGGCGCCGGTCGAGTCGTTCGAGGCGGCGTTCGACCCCGACGCGACGATGAAGACCGCGGTGGAGTTCGGGACGCAGTCAGTGACCCACGGCTAA
- a CDS encoding universal stress protein: MTLLVPFDGSALAEAALRRAREFASYRDEGVVALTVVPEDESFAEERGWIEPGEPYDPDEVCTEFELRVAEIDDDVRFRCEHPPPSEHPTATTIDNVTQTIRQVAAELDVSIIFVGSENAGRVSMPVTSVGGPLSTDAKYDVHIVRRVD; this comes from the coding sequence GTGACGCTACTGGTTCCATTCGACGGGTCGGCGCTCGCGGAGGCGGCCCTGCGGCGTGCCCGGGAGTTCGCCAGCTACCGGGACGAGGGGGTCGTCGCGCTGACCGTCGTCCCCGAGGACGAGTCGTTCGCCGAGGAGCGCGGCTGGATCGAGCCCGGCGAGCCGTACGATCCCGACGAGGTCTGCACGGAGTTCGAACTACGGGTCGCGGAGATCGACGACGACGTGCGCTTCCGGTGTGAGCATCCGCCGCCGAGCGAGCATCCGACGGCCACGACCATCGACAACGTGACCCAGACGATCCGGCAGGTCGCCGCGGAACTCGATGTCTCCATCATCTTCGTCGGGAGCGAGAACGCCGGCCGCGTCTCGATGCCCGTGACGAGCGTGGGCGGCCCGCTCTCGACGGACGCGAAATACGACGTGCACATCGTGCGGCGGGTCGACTGA
- a CDS encoding PAS domain-containing protein — MEGTLAVQDAAASSAVADALAAYRQTMDGETVENLELDFTDAAGDRVVIAVNATPIRDGDRVVGVQGVGRDVTDRKERERELRRKTRAMDEAQVGISMADADGDLPLVYVNKGFERITGYDAEEMLGRNCRFLQGEATDPETVDRLRDRIDAGESAAAELLNYRADGSPF, encoded by the coding sequence ATGGAGGGAACGCTCGCAGTGCAGGACGCCGCCGCGTCGTCGGCGGTCGCCGACGCCCTCGCAGCCTACCGACAGACGATGGACGGGGAGACGGTCGAGAACCTCGAACTGGACTTCACCGACGCGGCTGGTGACCGAGTCGTCATCGCGGTCAACGCCACGCCGATCCGGGACGGCGACCGGGTGGTCGGGGTGCAGGGTGTCGGTCGCGACGTGACCGATCGGAAGGAGCGCGAACGCGAACTCCGCCGGAAGACTCGCGCGATGGACGAGGCGCAGGTCGGCATCTCGATGGCCGACGCGGACGGCGACCTGCCGCTCGTCTACGTCAACAAGGGGTTCGAACGAATCACCGGCTACGACGCCGAGGAGATGCTGGGCCGGAACTGCCGGTTCCTCCAGGGGGAGGCGACCGACCCCGAGACCGTCGACCGGTTGCGGGATCGCATCGACGCCGGGGAGTCCGCGGCGGCCGAACTGCTCAACTACCGCGCCGACGGATCGCCGTTCTGA
- the trmB gene encoding HTH-type sugar sensing transcriptional regulator TrmB: MTDDDLQRTLAAVGSRFDFGEYEIEAYVTVLEHGRLTASAIADETDIPQPRVYDTVRSLAEHGVVEIHESRPMQVVAIDPEEAFGEVRTTLDDLVTALERRYTAPSRGAEAVSLIKSRRTILRYLEDVITSAEYELLLSLTPDLLARFEDDLADRHAEGVSIDLLLAPAAEIPDADEYDYTTVASAVRSRRGRTTPVAAVADGEYSIYAAREAVTDGAERYGVTFNRSELGFLVSGFLNTVVWASATTLVERPDTRPYPRRYASIRRCVQELDDSDGALYVTVRGRDVETGEPRTVEGELVDVAVGVDRVTASLTLRTEDGEVDIGGQAAAFEDVEAAEIVVDDEPPG; the protein is encoded by the coding sequence ATGACCGACGACGACCTCCAACGGACGCTCGCTGCGGTGGGGTCCCGGTTCGACTTCGGCGAGTACGAAATCGAGGCGTACGTGACGGTGCTCGAACACGGGCGGCTCACGGCGTCGGCGATCGCGGACGAGACCGACATCCCGCAGCCACGCGTCTACGACACGGTCCGGAGCCTCGCCGAACACGGGGTCGTCGAGATTCACGAATCCCGGCCGATGCAGGTGGTGGCGATCGATCCGGAGGAGGCGTTCGGCGAGGTACGGACCACACTCGACGATCTGGTCACGGCCCTCGAACGGCGGTACACCGCCCCGAGTAGGGGGGCGGAGGCCGTCTCGCTCATCAAATCCCGGCGGACGATCCTCCGCTATCTCGAGGACGTCATCACGAGCGCCGAGTACGAACTGCTGCTGTCGCTGACGCCGGATCTGCTCGCCCGGTTCGAGGACGACCTGGCCGACCGGCACGCCGAGGGTGTGAGTATCGACCTCCTGCTCGCGCCGGCGGCGGAGATACCCGACGCCGACGAGTACGACTACACGACGGTGGCGTCGGCCGTCCGCTCCCGACGTGGGCGCACGACGCCCGTGGCCGCCGTCGCCGACGGCGAGTACTCCATCTACGCCGCGCGTGAGGCCGTGACCGACGGGGCGGAACGGTACGGCGTCACGTTCAACCGCTCCGAACTGGGCTTTCTCGTCTCGGGGTTTCTGAACACGGTCGTCTGGGCGTCGGCGACGACGCTCGTCGAGCGGCCCGACACCCGCCCGTATCCGCGGCGCTACGCCTCCATCCGCCGCTGTGTGCAGGAACTCGACGACAGCGACGGGGCGCTGTACGTGACCGTCCGTGGCCGCGACGTCGAGACCGGCGAGCCCCGGACCGTCGAGGGCGAACTCGTCGACGTGGCCGTCGGCGTCGATCGGGTGACCGCCTCGCTCACGCTGCGGACCGAGGACGGTGAGGTCGATATCGGCGGCCAGGCCGCCGCGTTCGAGGACGTCGAGGCGGCCGAAATCGTCGTCGACGACGAGCCGCCGGGGTGA
- a CDS encoding receiver/sensor box histidine kinase has product MLGWAVVGTLSLSVAVGWLFVDAGVRGWSVPVPMRTVLNAATLGALVGLVVGVYDARARSQRERAEQLTRINDTLRIATREIVNATERAELEAVVCRRLTDSDIYDGAWIGRYEPGDEAVTPAAWAGHDDEYFAPLEIDVDPDDPNGGGPGSEAIRTGEIQPIQDVFAEPTLAPWYGMLSQKGVESLAVVPLVGPDRVYGFLSVYANRANVFGTRECEALSELGESIGHALDSMAARDRLAHRDRELARQNGRLDEFASVVSHDLRNPLNVAEGNLELARMAVEDEHLDRVADALDRMHELIEDLLTLARSGRTVDDVRPVDLRSVAERAWATTDTEGARLVFDGDPGTVRADESRLTQVFENLFRNCVEHGSTDSRPGAEAGAVTITVGGTESGFYVADDGPGIPESIREDVFEPGYTTAADGTGFGLDIVRTIAAAHGWRVAVVEGTTGGARFEFTTADAGATYGTA; this is encoded by the coding sequence GTGCTCGGCTGGGCGGTCGTCGGGACGCTGTCGCTGAGCGTCGCGGTCGGGTGGCTGTTCGTCGACGCCGGCGTCCGGGGCTGGAGCGTCCCCGTCCCGATGCGGACGGTGCTCAACGCCGCCACGCTGGGGGCGCTCGTCGGCCTCGTGGTCGGCGTTTACGACGCCCGCGCCCGGAGCCAGCGGGAGCGCGCGGAGCAGTTGACCCGCATCAACGACACGCTCCGCATCGCGACCCGGGAGATCGTGAACGCGACCGAACGGGCCGAACTGGAAGCGGTGGTCTGTCGACGACTGACCGACTCCGACATCTACGACGGGGCGTGGATCGGCCGGTACGAACCGGGCGACGAGGCCGTCACCCCGGCGGCGTGGGCGGGCCACGACGACGAATACTTCGCCCCGCTGGAGATAGACGTCGACCCGGACGATCCGAACGGCGGCGGGCCGGGAAGCGAGGCGATCCGGACGGGCGAGATCCAGCCGATCCAGGACGTGTTCGCGGAGCCGACGCTGGCACCGTGGTACGGGATGCTGTCCCAGAAAGGCGTCGAGTCGCTGGCGGTGGTCCCGCTCGTCGGGCCGGATCGCGTCTACGGCTTCCTCAGCGTCTACGCCAACCGCGCGAACGTGTTCGGGACGCGGGAGTGCGAGGCGCTCTCCGAACTCGGCGAGAGCATCGGCCACGCCCTCGACTCGATGGCGGCCCGCGACCGACTCGCCCATCGCGACCGCGAACTCGCCAGACAGAACGGGCGCCTCGACGAGTTCGCGAGCGTCGTCTCCCACGACCTGCGCAACCCGCTGAACGTCGCGGAGGGGAACCTCGAACTCGCGCGGATGGCCGTCGAGGACGAGCACTTGGATCGGGTGGCGGACGCCCTCGATCGGATGCACGAACTGATCGAGGACCTCCTCACGTTGGCTCGCTCCGGCCGGACGGTGGACGACGTGCGGCCAGTCGACCTCCGCTCGGTCGCCGAACGCGCGTGGGCGACGACCGACACCGAGGGCGCGCGACTGGTGTTCGACGGCGATCCGGGAACCGTCCGGGCCGACGAGAGCCGGCTCACACAGGTGTTCGAGAACCTGTTTCGGAACTGTGTGGAACATGGCTCCACTGACAGCCGGCCGGGGGCCGAGGCCGGCGCCGTGACGATCACCGTCGGCGGCACCGAATCGGGGTTCTACGTCGCCGACGACGGCCCCGGCATCCCCGAGTCGATACGCGAGGACGTGTTCGAGCCGGGGTACACCACGGCAGCCGACGGCACGGGATTCGGCCTCGACATCGTCCGAACCATCGCGGCGGCACACGGCTGGCGCGTCGCCGTGGTCGAGGGAACGACGGGTGGCGCCCGCTTCGAGTTCACGACGGCCGACGCCGGGGCGACGTACGGGACGGCCTGA
- a CDS encoding L-aspartate oxidase, producing the protein MTSSSRPTNDESRSVDYETIPVRVLIVGAGAAGARTAIQLVEQGLDPEDILVVGKRSHGDAHTTWARGGINGALGTHDPEDDWTIHAADTLNEGHHLNDPAKVEAVTRRMPALLRELDDWGMAFSRTDEGDIDQRYFGAQSFRRTAFAGDHTGESLLDTLVERAQSLSIPYRENVFVSKLLTDDGGDRVLGAAATDLDTGDFLLFDADAVVLAAGGYTSLYRRHSSRDDENTGDGPALAYDAGARLMDMEFVQFHPTGMVGARYGEEWDGRLVTEAVRGEGGHLYNAQGERFMERYSPDQMELDARDVVARAIDEEIAAGRGTEHGGVLLDISHRDPEFIRERLPRMYERFADLGVDMATEPVEVAPTAHYGMGGVVVDDAGETTVDGLYAIGETMAGVHGANRLGGNSLAETIAYGQVTGDAIAARLADWSAGSGADPSALHDAAGRHFADLASLAGSTGSIRPDALLDDLRATLWDHAGIHRDEAGLTAGLDALATLRERATGLDVADCTDRSFEFALNLQFGLTVAEAILRSAAERPESRGAHHRPDHPETDPDWRRNVVVERGTFGTMALSTAPVDEPSPAVRDALDAGYELDYHQLE; encoded by the coding sequence ATGACCAGTTCCTCCCGACCGACGAACGACGAGTCACGTTCGGTCGACTACGAGACGATCCCCGTCCGCGTACTGATCGTCGGCGCCGGCGCGGCCGGCGCCCGGACGGCTATCCAACTGGTCGAGCAGGGTCTCGACCCGGAGGATATCCTCGTCGTGGGCAAGCGGAGCCACGGCGACGCCCACACGACGTGGGCGCGCGGCGGGATCAACGGCGCCCTCGGCACCCACGACCCCGAGGACGACTGGACGATCCACGCCGCCGACACGCTCAACGAGGGCCACCACCTCAACGACCCCGCGAAAGTCGAAGCGGTGACCCGGCGGATGCCCGCCCTCCTCCGCGAACTCGACGACTGGGGGATGGCCTTTAGCCGGACCGACGAGGGCGACATCGACCAGCGGTACTTCGGCGCGCAGTCGTTCCGCCGCACCGCCTTCGCCGGCGACCACACCGGCGAGTCCCTGCTCGATACGCTCGTCGAGCGGGCGCAATCCCTGTCGATTCCCTACCGCGAGAACGTCTTCGTCTCGAAACTGCTCACGGACGACGGCGGGGACCGGGTCCTCGGCGCCGCCGCCACCGACCTCGACACCGGCGACTTCCTGCTGTTCGACGCCGACGCCGTCGTTCTCGCCGCGGGCGGGTACACCAGCCTCTACCGCCGCCACTCCTCGCGCGACGACGAGAACACGGGCGACGGCCCCGCCCTCGCCTACGACGCCGGCGCTCGTCTGATGGATATGGAGTTCGTCCAGTTCCACCCGACGGGCATGGTCGGCGCCCGCTACGGCGAGGAGTGGGACGGCCGCCTCGTCACCGAGGCCGTCCGCGGCGAGGGCGGGCACCTCTACAACGCACAGGGCGAGCGGTTCATGGAGCGGTACTCGCCCGACCAGATGGAACTGGACGCCCGCGACGTGGTGGCCCGCGCCATCGACGAGGAGATCGCGGCCGGCCGCGGCACGGAACACGGCGGCGTCCTCCTCGACATCTCGCATCGCGACCCCGAGTTCATCCGCGAGCGCCTCCCCCGGATGTACGAGCGGTTCGCCGACCTCGGCGTCGACATGGCGACGGAGCCGGTGGAAGTCGCGCCCACTGCCCACTACGGGATGGGCGGAGTCGTCGTCGACGACGCGGGCGAGACGACCGTCGACGGCCTCTACGCCATCGGCGAGACGATGGCGGGCGTCCACGGCGCGAACCGCCTCGGCGGCAACTCGCTCGCGGAGACCATCGCGTACGGGCAGGTGACCGGCGACGCCATCGCGGCGCGGCTGGCCGATTGGTCCGCCGGCAGCGGCGCAGATCCGTCGGCGCTTCACGACGCCGCCGGTCGTCACTTCGCCGACCTTGCGTCCCTCGCCGGGAGTACGGGATCGATCCGCCCCGACGCCCTGCTCGACGACCTCCGGGCGACCCTCTGGGACCACGCCGGCATCCACCGGGACGAAGCGGGCCTGACTGCCGGCCTCGACGCCCTCGCCACGCTTCGCGAGCGGGCGACGGGCCTCGACGTGGCCGACTGCACGGACCGCTCGTTCGAGTTCGCGCTCAACCTCCAGTTCGGGCTGACGGTCGCCGAGGCGATCCTCCGAAGCGCGGCCGAACGGCCGGAATCGAGGGGCGCCCACCACCGCCCGGACCACCCCGAGACCGATCCCGACTGGCGGCGGAACGTCGTCGTCGAACGCGGGACGTTCGGCACGATGGCGCTCTCGACGGCGCCCGTCGACGAGCCGAGCCCGGCGGTTCGCGACGCCCTCGACGCGGGGTACGAACTCGACTACCACCAGCTGGAGTGA
- a CDS encoding NAD(P)-dependent alcohol dehydrogenase — protein sequence MLAARLHAYTEEMGDALSIDEVDRPAADGPDDVIVEVEGAGWCQTDNHIIEGMWEEYAPQPLPMTLGHENAGTVVEVGENVDIVDAGDRVICHPHMTCGTCRPCRLGEDMYCENAQFPGLTTDGGFAEYLHTNERAVIPLPGGVDPADIAPHADAGITAYHAVKKAVDELDPGDHAVVIGVGGLGHIGLQCLDAMSAAEITALDIKPAARDLATDLGAHHTVDPSSVDVADEIASITDGVGAQQIIDFVGADVTTGYAPSITAAGGDHHIVGYGGHIHEPSQALVNGEFAYRGTLVGRYTELQELVALVDRGDVELRTSRYDLDDINTVAERLEHGDIEGRAVIVPS from the coding sequence ATGCTCGCGGCACGACTGCACGCGTACACGGAGGAGATGGGCGACGCACTCTCCATCGACGAGGTGGACCGACCGGCCGCCGACGGTCCCGACGACGTGATCGTCGAGGTCGAGGGCGCCGGCTGGTGTCAGACCGACAACCACATAATCGAGGGGATGTGGGAGGAGTACGCCCCCCAACCGCTCCCGATGACGCTCGGCCACGAAAACGCGGGGACCGTCGTCGAGGTGGGCGAGAACGTCGACATCGTCGACGCTGGCGACCGGGTGATCTGTCACCCGCACATGACCTGTGGTACCTGTCGGCCCTGTCGGCTGGGCGAGGATATGTACTGCGAGAACGCCCAGTTCCCGGGGCTGACCACCGACGGCGGGTTCGCGGAGTATCTCCACACGAACGAGCGGGCGGTGATTCCTCTTCCCGGCGGCGTCGACCCCGCGGACATCGCGCCCCACGCCGACGCGGGGATCACGGCGTACCACGCGGTCAAGAAGGCCGTGGACGAACTCGACCCCGGCGACCACGCCGTCGTCATCGGCGTCGGCGGTCTCGGCCACATCGGCCTCCAGTGTCTCGACGCCATGAGCGCCGCCGAGATCACCGCCCTCGACATCAAACCGGCGGCCCGGGACCTCGCGACCGACCTCGGCGCTCATCACACCGTCGACCCGTCGAGCGTCGACGTGGCCGACGAAATCGCGTCGATCACCGACGGCGTCGGCGCCCAGCAGATCATCGACTTCGTCGGCGCCGACGTGACGACTGGCTACGCGCCGTCGATTACGGCCGCCGGCGGCGACCACCACATCGTCGGCTACGGCGGCCACATCCACGAACCGTCGCAGGCGCTCGTCAACGGCGAGTTCGCCTACCGCGGTACGCTCGTCGGCCGCTACACCGAACTGCAGGAACTCGTTGCGCTGGTCGACCGTGGCGACGTGGAACTCCGGACCTCCCGCTACGACTTAGACGACATCAACACCGTCGCCGAACGCCTCGAACACGGCGACATCGAGGGGCGAGCGGTCATCGTGCCGTCGTAA